GTCGAGGAATCGCAGCTCGTCCGGGGTCACCTGGAGCGGCGCGGCCACGAGCGACGCGCGCTCGCCGCCCTCGGCCACCGCCTCGATGGCCTCGGCGAGCCCGGGCAGGCGCTCGAGCAAGCCGGTCCGGGCCAGGGTCGCGTCGAGGTGCGCGCGATCGATGCCCACCACGGCCTTCGCGGCGCGGTTCGCGGAGCGCACGAGCCCGTCGGCCCCGACGACGACCACCCCCGCGCGGAGGCCGGCGACGATCTGCTCCTGCATGCGCTGGAGCTCGCGCAAAGTCTCCGCCGCGTCGCGCAGCTGCCGATCGCGCGCGCCGACCGCGTCGACCATGCGCTCGAACTCCGCCGCGAGCTGACCGATCTCGTCGTCGCGCGCGGGGGCGATCTTGCCTGTGAAGTCGCCTTGCGCGACCGCGACCACGCGCTTCTGCAGACGCGGGAGCGGCGCGAGCAGCCGCTGCGACCACCAGAGCACGATGAGCCCGAGGAAGAGCGCGGCCATGACGAGCCCCGCGACCACGTAGAGGAACTGGCGCTCCTGCTCGGCCGCGGTCCGGCTCGTCTGCGCGATGCGCCCCTGCACGGCTCCCCACGCGTCCCGCAGGCCGCGCGAGATCTGCTGCTCGTGCAGGCGGAGATCCTCGAGCACGCGCGCGGCCGCGTCCTCGTCGCCGCGCTCCAGCGCCTCGAAGAGCGCGTCGAAGCGCGACTCTCCCGACGCGTAGGCGGCGAGGATCGTCTGGAGATCGGCGCGCACCTCGGCGAGGTGGGCCGCGTCGTCGGCCGAGGGCTCGAGCAGCTCCGCCCGCTCCACGGCGCTGAGCGCGCGGTGCACGGTCGCGGGTCGCACGCGGCGCGCGGTCTCGAGCCAGGAGCGCGTGGCCGTCGGGTCGCGCTCGGTCAGCACGCGGTCGAGCAGGGTGCCGAAGACCGCCTGCGTCGCCTTCGCCTGACCGATGGTGAGCGCGAGCGGGAGGTAGCCCTCGTGCAGGAGGCGCAGCCGATCCGCGGTGCGCTGGTGCTGGTACAGGCTCGCCGCGCTCACCGCCCCGAAGGCCACCAGGACCAGGACGATGCTCAGGAAGATCCGCGTGGGGATCGTCAGCCGCGGCCTTCGCGCCATCATCCGTGATGCTAGAACGCTGCTTGCCCCTTGGCATGTTCCCGGCGGCTCACGGGGACAGCGCGGCGCGCGCCGCGTCCGCGAGCGAGGGATCGGCCTGCGTCGCCGCGGCGGCCGCCGCGCGGGCGTCTCTCATGCGGCGGAGCGCGACGAGGGCCCTGGCGCGGGTCAGGTGCACGGGCCCCGGCTGCTCGGGCTCGGCCGCGAGCGCGAGGTCGGCCTGCGTCAGCGCCTCGCGGTCCTCGTCCGCGCGCAGGAGGGCCTCCGCGTAGAGCCGCCGCGCCTCCGCGTTGAAGGGGTCGACGTAAACCGCGCGCAAGCCGTACTCGCGCACGCCGTCCCAGTCACCGCGCTCGGCCAGCGCCTGCATCAGCTCGAAGTTCCGCCCGGCGTTGTGCTGGTCGAGGTCGACGTAGGCCTGGAGCGCGCGCTGGCGGAGCTGCGGCTCGTTCATCTGCCCGGCGATCTCGTACAGCCCGTCCCACGCCTCGGGGCGGCCCGGATCGATGCGCGCCGCCGCCTCGAGCGCCTGCCTGGCGAGCCGCGCGTTGCGAAGGCCCAGGGCCACCCGCGCCTGGAGCAGCCGCACCTCGTAGCCGTCGTGCCCGCTCTCGATGAGGATGCGCAGGTCACCGAGCGCGGTGCGCGGCTGGCGGCGCGCGATGGCGACGCGCGCGGCGACGAAGCGCGCGAGCGGCTGGGTCCGATCCCGCATCAGCGCCTCGCGGATCTCGGCCCGCGCCTCCTCGCCCTCACCGTTGACGAGCAGCGCGGCCGCCAGCGCGGCGTGCGCCTCGGCCTCCTCGGGCTGCTGGGCCACGCGCCGACGCGCCGCCTCGACGTCGGTGTGCGCGCCGAAGTCGACCGCGAAGTCGTCGGCCCGCGCGACCAGCCGCTCCTGCGTGTGGCGCCGGAAGTCGGCGTCGAGCGTCTCGATGTCCACGCCGAGCGCGCGCTCGATCACCTGCTCCGTGGTCCGCCCCGCGCCCCACTCGCGCAGCATGCGCACCGTGCGCTCGAACCCGAAGCGCTCGGCGATGTACTTCACGAGCATCGAGCTCGCGTAGTACGCGACGGTGACGTCCTCGGCGTTGCGGGCGTGCGTGAAGGCGTGGTTCAGCTGGCGCAGCGGCGGCACGCGCCCCGACTGCAGCGCGAGCCAGAGCCGGTGGTCCTGCTCCCGCTGCCACTCCGGCCGCGCGATGATCGTCTCGTACTCCGCGAGCCCCTCGGTGAACCAGCGCGGCACGCGGTTCCGGCTGAGCTGGATGTGGAAGACGTGCGCGAGCTCGTGCGTGGTGATCTGCGCCCAGTTGAAGGGCCCCGCGCGCGGCGAGAGCGCGGTGACGACCTGGCCGAAGCAGACGCCCTGCACGCCCATGTTCGGCAGGCCGCTCGTGCGCACGCTGAAGTGCTGGTTGTCGGAGAACATCTCGACGTGCACGGGCGTCGTCGGCGTGAAGCCGTAGCGGCGGCGCATGTCGTCCCACGCGGCCCGGAGCACGCTGGTCGCGGTGGGGCCCATCACCGCGCGCTCCTCGCGGTGCATGCGCAGGACGAGCGGCCCCGCCTCCACCGTCTCGTAGTGGGGCTCGAGCACGTCCTCGAAGAGGTTGAGCAGGTTGTAGACGCGCACGTTGAAGCGGTCGCGCCGCCAGGCCTCCCGGAGCGCGGCGAGCCCCTCCTCCTCCTCGCCCATGCGCAGGAGGTTGATGCCCAGGGTGGCGTGCGCGAGCGCGTCGGTCGGGTCGATGCGCAGCGCCTCGCGCGCCATCTCGACGATCTGCGGGTAGCGGTGCTCCCAGTCCGCGTACTCGGCGATGATCGTGTAGAGCTCGCTGTAGCGAGGGTTCACGGCCAGCACCGCGCGCACCGCCTGCCGGTAGGCGCGCTCGTCGTCCTCCAGGAACCGGAGAGCGGCGCGCACGCTGAGCGCCTCGAGGTCGTTCGGATCGATGGCGAGCGCGCGCCCGAGGTGCTCCTCCGCCGCCTCGAGATCCATGTCCCGGATGGAGACCCCGGCGCGCGTGACGTGCACCATCGGGAGGTTCGGGTTCACGGCCGAGGCCCGCTCGAGCTCCTCCGCCGCGGCGACGAAGTCGAGCGACTGCTCGAGCTTGATCCGCGCCAGCAGCGCGCGCGCGACGGGGTGGTTCGGGTTCTGCGCGAGCGCCGCGCGCACGCTCTCCTCCGCGTGCCCCGTGTCGTAGTGAGACAAGAAGAGCTGCGCCCACTCGAGCTGCGTCTCCACCCGGGTCGGGTCCGCGCGGGTCGACGCCTGGAACGCGTCGTTGGCGTCGTGAGGGCTGTCGAGCATGTGCGCGGCCATGGCCACGTAAGCCAGGCCCTCGGCGTCCCGGTCGCCGATGCTCTGGTCGTTGTAGGCCTGGACCAGCGCCATCAGCGGCAGCTGCGCCGCCTGCTCCTGACCGCGGCGCATCAACAGCCGCCCCAGCATCACCCGGGCGCGGTGCGCGCTCGGCTCGCCGAGGACCAGCTCGAACGCGCGCTGCGCCTCGTCGAGCCTGCCGCGCGAAGCCTCCGCCTCGCCGAGCAGCGTGGCGGCTTCGACCCGGACCGCGCCGCGCTGCGCGAGCGGCCTCGCCAGCGCGGCGGCCTCCTCGTAGCGGCCCGTCGTGAGATACAGCCGCCCGAGCGTCACCGTGACCGCCGCCGCGTCTCGCCCCCGGCGCAGGCGCGTCAAGCCCTGCTCGGCCACCTCGTAGTGGCCGCCGCGCGACGCGGCCAGGCACGCCTCCAGGTCACCGCAAGACGTCGGGGCGTCCTGCGCGTGGGCGAGCAGAGGAGAGACGGTGAGCGCCGCGAGGAGCGGCCAGACGCGCGCATTCATCGGACGGAGTCTACAGCCCGTTGAAGAACCTCGCTCCTCGTCTCTCGGGCGGGACGACCCGCCTCTCGACCCGTGTCTCCTCGCAAATGCTGAGGCATTTGCTCGTCGCCCCGAACCGAGAGTCGGGCCGTCGCGCTCCGAGATACTTCGGGCTCGGTACTTCAACGGGCTAGCGCCCTCTCCCGCCGTCGCCGCCGATTGTCGGGGCGTCCTCTGCGCGACGCTCGCCACGCCCCTGTCGGTGGGAACAGGTGTGGGTCTCGGGCGGTTCTTGGAGTACCGTGCACACCATGAGCGAAGAGGCAGCGGACGACCCGAAGGCGGCCGCGTACGAGTCGTACGACGGCTTTCTCAAGGCGGCGATCAAGACCTACTGGGAGAAGGGAGGCGACCGGGCGAACTTCATCTCGCTCTTGCTCGCCTCGCGCGAAGCCTGGGAGGTGGCCTGGGGCGAGGTCCGGGCGCCCGGCACGGGCAAGAAGCTGCTCACCGGCGCGGCCGGGGCGGCGGCGGTCGTGGTGCTGCTGCGCGTCTTCTTGGGCGGCCCGATCGGCCTCGTGCTCACGGGCGCGTCGGTCGCATCGCTCGGCGCGCTCTACGCGCGCAACCATCGGAAGATCTGGGCCCAGAAGACACGCTACGAATCGATCATCGGCCAGTACCGGATCAAGCATCAGCAGGTCCGCACCAAGTACGTCGACGGCGCGCTGGACGACGACGAGCGCAAGCTGATGATCGACGGCCTGCTGCGCCGCTTCCTCGACGAGGTCGACGAGCCGCCGGAGCTGCCCGAGGCCGAGGTCGAGGCGGACGACGAGGAGGAGTGAGTGCCGCTCGGTGTGCTCACCTCGGGCGGTGACGCGCCCGGCATGAACGCCGCGGTCCGCGCCGTCGTGAAGGTGGCGGCGGGGCGCGGCGTGCACGTCGTCGGGGTCGAGCGTGGCTACCAGGGCCTCATCGATCATCGCTTCCGCGACCTGACCCGCGAGACGGCCAGCGGGCTGACGCCGACCCAGGAGGTCGAGGTCAGCGCGAACCTCGGCGGCAGCTTCCTCGGCAGCGCGCGGTGCAAGGCCTTCTACGAAGAGGCCGGCCGAGCGCAGGGCGCCGAGGCGCTGAACAAGCACCTCGACGGGCTCGTCGTCATCGGCGGCAACGGCTCGCTCACCGGCGCCCACGCCCTCGCCACCGAGCACGGCTGCAAGGTGGTCGGCATCCCCGCGTCCATCGACCACGACATCGGCTGCACCAACAGCGCCATCGGCGTCGACAGCGCGCTCAACACCATCGTCGAGGCGTGTGACCGCATCAGCGACACGGCCCGGGCCCATCGGCGCGCGTTCGTGGTCGAGGTGATGGGTCGGCAGAGCGGCTACCTCTGCATGGCGGGCGCGGTGGCGGCGGGCGCGGACGCGGCGCTCTTCCGCGAGCAGGGCCGGAGCGAAGAGGAGCTGGTGCGGGACGTGGCCGAGCTCATCCTGAAGAGCTTCGCCGGCGACCGCGACAAGCAGCGCGTCTTGATCCTCAAGGCGGAGGGCGTGGAGATCCCGTGCACCAAGCTCGTGCGCATGGCCACCGAGGCCTGCGGTGACGCGCTCGGGGACGTCTCGATCCGCGCGACGGTGCTGGGTCACCTGGTGCGCGGCGGCAGCCCGAGCTTCGCCGACCGCATGATCGCCAACCGCTTCGGGCACGCCGCGGTCAACGCGCTGCTGGGCGGCAAGACCGACGTGATGGCCGCGTGGCAGTCCCCCATCCCGGGCGGCGAGAAGACCGTCGACCACGGCGTCTCCCTGTTTCCGCTGGCGTTGGTGCTCGAGGAGACCCAGGCGATGCTCGCCGGCTCGAGCCCGGTGACCAAGGCGCGCGTGGCCCTGATGGAGAAGGCCGCGGGGGTGCTCGCTCTATGAGGCTGCCGGGCGCCCTGCTGATGCTGTTCGCGCTGGGGTGTGGGCAGGGCGAGGAGCCGCGAAGCGCGCCGAGGAGCGCCGCGGAGAGCGCGCCCGCCGAGTCTCCCGAGTTCCGCCCCATCGCGGGCGGCGTCAGCTGGACGGCGGAGGAGCCGCTCGTCTACCGGCGGCCGCGTCACGAGCTGCGCTCGGCGGAGTACGAGGTCCGCGAGCACCCGCGCGCGCTCCTGACGGTGAGCTACTTCCCCCCGCGCGAGGGTGGGGGCGGCGACGTCCAGCAGAACCTCGATCGCTGGGCGGGGCAGTTCGAGGGCGGCGCGCCCGAGATCGCGCGTCGCGAGATCAACGACCTCCCCGTCGCCACCCTGGACGTCCGCGGCACCTTCATCGGCCGCCTGGGCAACGCGAGCCGCGCGGCCCGCGAGGACGGCTGGCGCATGCTCGGCGCGATCGTCGAAGGCGAGCGAGGCCTCGTCTTCTTCAAGCTCATCGGCCCCGAAGACGCCATCGACCTCGCCGAGCCCGCCTTCCAGCGCCTCGTCGACTCCATCCACCCCGAGTGAGCGCCCCCGCTCGGGGACATGCGCTCGGGGACAGGGGGACGGTGTTCGGTTGTAAAGTTGTGCTCGGAAACTTTGCATACCCGCAACACGGGTCGGCCAGGGATGTACGACGAACACCGACAGGATCGGGGCAGAAGTTAACAACCGAACACCGTCCCCTATCCCCCATTCGGGGACTCAGGCTCTCAGACCCAGCTGATCTTCTCGATCACCTGGGCCAGGTCGGTGTCCTTGTCGGTGACGACGTCTCCCGCGTCGTGGGTCTTCAGCGCGATCTCCACCGTGCTGTAGACGTTGCGGATCTCCGGGTGATGCCCGCGCTGCTCGGCCTCGAAGGCGATGCGCGTGATGAAGGAGATGGCCTCCGGGAAGGCGCCGAACTGGTAGGTCTTCTTCAGCGCGCCGTCCTCGTGGGACCAGCCGGGCAGGGTCTTCAGGGCGGCCTCGATGGCCTCGTCGCTCGCGGGTTCGCTCATGCGCCCGAAGGTACGCGCCCTGGCGCGACCTACAAAGGGCCGCCCTACAGGCTACGGACGAGCACGTTGCGGCCGACGCGCTCGAGCGACACCCGGTGGGCCTCCGCGATCGCGGCGAGCGCCTCGAGCGCAGGCACGCGCCGGAGCGAGACGGTCACCGTTCGCTCGAGGCCCTCGCCGAGCACGACGCCGTAGCCCGCCGCCTCCGCCACGAAGCGCAGCGCCTCCCCCAGCGGCGCGCGGTGCAGCTCCAGGTCGATCCGTGGGCCGCCGACCCAGCGCACGGGCGCGCTCGAGGCGATACGGGTCGTGCGGCGCGGGGTCCGAGCGAGCGCGCGGCTCTCGGCGCGACCCCCCGCTCCCTCCGACTCCCAGCGGACCAAGGCGTCGCTCACCCCGACCCGCGGAGGCGCGCTCGGGGTCGACGCGCAGCCCACCGTCAGCGCGAGCGCGAGCCAGGGACGCATGCGCTCAGGCTACCCTCAGAGGGCTCGCCGCGCCTTGATCTCCAGGTACCGGTTCACGGTCGCCACTGCGAGCTCTCCTGGCGGCGCCTCCACCAGCGCGACGCCGCTCTTGCGCAGGTGCGCCTTCACCGCCTCGCGCTCCTGGAGCAGATCCGCCGCCGCGGCTCGGTGATAGGCGCCGCGCGCGTCGTCCACGGGCGCGTCGGCGAGCGTCTCCGCCACCGGGTCGTGCATCGTCACGCAGACCGGCAGGTGGCGCCGACGCAGGAGCGCCGCGTGCTCGGCGAGCGGCATCGCGTGCGCCTCGTCGAGGAGATCGGAGAACATCACGAGGAGCGCGCGCTTGCGGGCCCGCACCTGCACGAACTCCACGAGGCGGCGAAAGTCCACGAAGGTGTCCTCCGCCTCGGTCGCGTACAGCGCGTCGAGGATCTTGCGGTACTGCCCCGGCCCCCTCCCCGGCTGCACGAACTGATGCACGTGATCGCCGAAGACCACGAGCCCCACGCGGTCTCCCTTGCGGAGCGCCACCCAGCTGAGGAGGAGCGCGGCGTTGATCGCGTGGTCGAGCTTGGTGATCGCGCCGAGCTTCGTCGCCATCATGCGCCCGGCGTCCAGCGCGATGAGCACGATCTGCGAGCGCTCCTGCTCGAACACCCGGGTCACCGGCCGCTGTCTCTTCGCGGTCGACTTCCAGTCGAGGTCCCGGTAGGCGTCGCCGCTGACGTATTCGCGCAGCTGCTCGAACTCGCCGCCGCCGCCGCTGGCCCGGATGCTCCGGAACCCGACGCTCGCGAGGTCGCCGAGCCGCGCCGCCAGCTCGTAGCGGCGCGGGCCGAGCACGTTGGGGAACACGCGCGCCGCCTCCGTCGCCTCCACGCTCACGATCGACGCGCCCAGCTTCGCCCCGCCCTCGAGCTTCAGGTGCAGCCGACCGAACTCGAACTTGCCGCGCTTCGGCGGCACGACGACGTAGCTCAGCTCGCGCCGCGCGTACGGCGGGAGCTCCACGCTCAGCTCGTCCGGCTTCGCCTCCCACCCGGGCGGGAGGTCGTCGCGCACGGTCACCTTCATGGTGCGGCGCGTCGGGTTGTGGAGGCGCACCCGGATGGTGTTCTCCACGCCGACCACCAGCCGTGAGTCCATGCGCCGCTCGACCGCGGGCGCGTCCTTCGCGAGCCCCCGCGCCTCGAGCGCCGCGATGCCGAGCAAGACCACGTCGTACGCGACGGCGGCGCCGAGCCCGAGCCCCGTGCCCATGTCCGCCGCCGCCAGCGGCAGCCCGCCGAGCGCGAACGGCACCAGCCGCGACCCCGGGACGATCTTGGCCGTCCGCGCCTCGGGTGGCGCGTCGTCCTCCTCGCTCAACGCGGGCCCCCGCTCAACGCGGAACCTCGACCGTCGTCGAGACGCGGTCCATCACCTCTTCGGGCCCGAGCCCGTCCAGCTCGACCTCGGGCGCGAGCACGAGGCGGTGGCAGATCACCGGGTGGAGCGCGCGCTGCACGTCGTCGGGCGTGACGAACATGCGCCCGTCCAGCGCCGCGAACCAGCGCGAGGCGACCATCAAGTGCACGCCCGCGCGCGGCCCCGCGCCGAGCAGGATCATCGGCGTCTCACGTGTCGCGCGCATCAGCGAGAGAATGTACTGACGCACGCCGTCTTCCACCGTGACGTCACCCGCGAGGCGCCGCACCAGCGCCAGCTGCTCCCGGTCGGCCACGGGCACGATGCCCGCCTGCTCCACGTCGACCGAGCCCACCCCGATGCTGGCCTGCGCGAGGATCCGATCCTCCTCGTCCGCGGTCGGGTAGCCGACCTGGATCTTCACCAGGAAGCGGTCGAGCTGCGCCTCCGGGAGCGGGTAGGTCCCCTCCTGCTCCACCGGGTTCTGCGTGGCGAACACCGTGAAGTCTCCGCTGAGCGCGTGGCGCTTGCCGTCGATGGAGACCTGTCGCTCCTGCATCGCCTCGAGGAGCGCGCTCTGCGTCTTCGCGGGGGCCCGGTTGATCTCGTCCGAGAGCAACAGCTCCGTGAAGATGGGCCCCTTCGTCAGCCGGAAGCTGCCTTGCTTGAAGTCGAAGACGTTGGTGCCGAGGATGTCGCTCGGCATCAGATCGGGCGTGAACTGCACGCGGCCGAACTCGAGATCGAGGGCCGCGGCGAGCGTCCGCACCATCAGCGTCTTCGCCGTGCCCGGCACGCCCTCGAGGAGCACGTGCCCCTGGGCGAGGAGCGCCACGAGCATCGTCTCGATCGTCTCCTCCTGGCCGACGATCACCTTCCCCACCTCGCCGAAGAGGGCGTCGCGGAGGGTCCTGAGCTCCTGAATCTGCTCCATGAATGCCGGCCGGTTCTACAGAGCGTGGGCGTGCTTGTCTACGAGATCGCCCTGGCGAGCTCGGCGTCGAGCCGCTCGGTGAAGCGCGGGAGCCCGTGAGACGCGGCCTCCGACTCGAGCGTGGCGATGGCCCGGACCGCCTCCGCCGCCTCCTTGCGCTTCCGCGCCTCGAGGGTGTCGGCGAGCGGCGCCGCCCCCTTCGCGTCCACGTGGTGATGGGCGGCGATGCGCTCGAGCGCGCGGCGAACGAGGATGCCCGCCGCGCCCACGGGGTCCTTGGCCTTCGCGTAGAGCGTCCCGACGCCTTCGACGTAGCTCGCCGTCCCCGCGGGCTCGGGCGGCGCCGGGTCCCGGGGGCTCCCGAAGCGCGCGCCGAAGCGCCAGACGACGAAGAGGACGAGCAAGAGCAGCTGCACGATGAACGCGCCGAGGCCCGCCTGGCGCAGGTAGCGCATCATGCCGCGGTGCTGTCCGATCCCGAGGTGATACTCGTCGAAGAGCACCGGACCGCCGCCGGCGTGCTCGCGCACCAGCCGCGCGAAGAGCAGCCCGCCGTTCTGCTGCGACAGATCGCGGTTCTGGAACATGCTCGCCGAGCCGAGCGCGATCACCGCGCCCTCGCCCACGTCGACGCGCACCCCGACCGGCTCTCCCTCGGGACCGTCGAGCCGGAGGAGCGTGTGGTGCGAGCGGCTCTCGTCGAAGCGAACCCCTCGAGGCTGCCGCAGGCCAACCCACGGGAGCCCGATCACCGGCTCTCCCGCCGGCCACGCGCCGTGGGCCATCGGGATGTCTCCGTCGTCGACGACCTCGTCGTAGGCCCGCTCGGGCTCCTCGCGCAGCATGCCCGGCAGGTCCTCGAGCTGCGGCTCGTCGTCGCCGTCGGACTCCTTGCGCGGCCCGCCCTCGCGCTCCTCGAGCATGCGAATCAGACCGCTCGAGCGCTCACAGCCGCCGTCGATCGCGACGCCGAAGTCCGAGCGACGCACGTAGTCCGGCGCGCCGGCCACGAGCAGCACGCCGCCCGCCTCGATCCAGGCCTTCAGGTTCTCGCGCTCGAGGCGACCCACGTCGCGGCGCATCCACGTCTCACACGCGCCGAGCGCGACGAGCATGCCGCCGCCCTCCGGCAGCCGGCCGAGGTCCTCGGCCCAGCGCTGGGGCCGCGCCCCGATCTGCTCGGCCAGCAGGTAGAGCCCGCGGGTGCCCTCCGGACCCGAGCCGTAGGTGCTGTAGGCCGCGACGTACCTCCCGCGCGCGCTCACCCGCTGGCACATCACGCCGGAGAGACCGAGGCCCAGGATCACCGCGGTCGCGATCGCGGCGCGTCTGGCGAGGCGCCTCACGCCGCCCGCTCCTGCGCGCGCCGCACGATGTCCGTGGCGAGCTCGCGGCACCTCGCGTAGTCGTCTTCGGTGGTCGGCTCGTGGCCATACCACTTGTGATCGAACAGCCTCGTGAACTCGTGGAACGCGGTCCGCAGGTCGCCCCGCGGCATCTGCCGCAGGTACTGCCAGTTGGTCAGGTGCGGATCGAAGGCGATGAGCCGGCGCCGGTCGAGCGAGACGAGCGTGGCGAGATAGAGGGAGCGGAGCGCGGCCCGGTAGGCGCCGTCGGCCGCCAGCTG
The Sandaracinaceae bacterium genome window above contains:
- a CDS encoding ATP-binding protein → MARRPRLTIPTRIFLSIVLVLVAFGAVSAASLYQHQRTADRLRLLHEGYLPLALTIGQAKATQAVFGTLLDRVLTERDPTATRSWLETARRVRPATVHRALSAVERAELLEPSADDAAHLAEVRADLQTILAAYASGESRFDALFEALERGDEDAAARVLEDLRLHEQQISRGLRDAWGAVQGRIAQTSRTAAEQERQFLYVVAGLVMAALFLGLIVLWWSQRLLAPLPRLQKRVVAVAQGDFTGKIAPARDDEIGQLAAEFERMVDAVGARDRQLRDAAETLRELQRMQEQIVAGLRAGVVVVGADGLVRSANRAAKAVVGIDRAHLDATLARTGLLERLPGLAEAIEAVAEGGERASLVAAPLQVTPDELRFLDVLVTPFGTDEPEGPRRAVLVVVDDVTEELRTKQRLIQTERLAAIGRMAAHVTHEVRNPLSSIGLNVELLEEELEGAGAEPRALLRAIQREIDRLTGVTEEYLRLARLPAPRLEAERLSDIVEEVGRFVAREFETSNVTLRVEVDAEQADVAADEPQIRQALLNLLRNARESMPEGGEVKLECLPMDGGVVIRVSDQGEGIPPDKRPHIFDLFYSTKERGTGLGLPLTMQIVAAHGGTIRCEDAPEGGTVFTLWFPESFEEMPATEHALREE
- a CDS encoding tetratricopeptide repeat protein gives rise to the protein MNARVWPLLAALTVSPLLAHAQDAPTSCGDLEACLAASRGGHYEVAEQGLTRLRRGRDAAAVTVTLGRLYLTTGRYEEAAALARPLAQRGAVRVEAATLLGEAEASRGRLDEAQRAFELVLGEPSAHRARVMLGRLLMRRGQEQAAQLPLMALVQAYNDQSIGDRDAEGLAYVAMAAHMLDSPHDANDAFQASTRADPTRVETQLEWAQLFLSHYDTGHAEESVRAALAQNPNHPVARALLARIKLEQSLDFVAAAEELERASAVNPNLPMVHVTRAGVSIRDMDLEAAEEHLGRALAIDPNDLEALSVRAALRFLEDDERAYRQAVRAVLAVNPRYSELYTIIAEYADWEHRYPQIVEMAREALRIDPTDALAHATLGINLLRMGEEEEGLAALREAWRRDRFNVRVYNLLNLFEDVLEPHYETVEAGPLVLRMHREERAVMGPTATSVLRAAWDDMRRRYGFTPTTPVHVEMFSDNQHFSVRTSGLPNMGVQGVCFGQVVTALSPRAGPFNWAQITTHELAHVFHIQLSRNRVPRWFTEGLAEYETIIARPEWQREQDHRLWLALQSGRVPPLRQLNHAFTHARNAEDVTVAYYASSMLVKYIAERFGFERTVRMLREWGAGRTTEQVIERALGVDIETLDADFRRHTQERLVARADDFAVDFGAHTDVEAARRRVAQQPEEAEAHAALAAALLVNGEGEEARAEIREALMRDRTQPLARFVAARVAIARRQPRTALGDLRILIESGHDGYEVRLLQARVALGLRNARLARQALEAAARIDPGRPEAWDGLYEIAGQMNEPQLRQRALQAYVDLDQHNAGRNFELMQALAERGDWDGVREYGLRAVYVDPFNAEARRLYAEALLRADEDREALTQADLALAAEPEQPGPVHLTRARALVALRRMRDARAAAAAATQADPSLADAARAALSP
- a CDS encoding 6-phosphofructokinase, which gives rise to MPLGVLTSGGDAPGMNAAVRAVVKVAAGRGVHVVGVERGYQGLIDHRFRDLTRETASGLTPTQEVEVSANLGGSFLGSARCKAFYEEAGRAQGAEALNKHLDGLVVIGGNGSLTGAHALATEHGCKVVGIPASIDHDIGCTNSAIGVDSALNTIVEACDRISDTARAHRRAFVVEVMGRQSGYLCMAGAVAAGADAALFREQGRSEEELVRDVAELILKSFAGDRDKQRVLILKAEGVEIPCTKLVRMATEACGDALGDVSIRATVLGHLVRGGSPSFADRMIANRFGHAAVNALLGGKTDVMAAWQSPIPGGEKTVDHGVSLFPLALVLEETQAMLAGSSPVTKARVALMEKAAGVLAL
- a CDS encoding 4a-hydroxytetrahydrobiopterin dehydratase; amino-acid sequence: MSEPASDEAIEAALKTLPGWSHEDGALKKTYQFGAFPEAISFITRIAFEAEQRGHHPEIRNVYSTVEIALKTHDAGDVVTDKDTDLAQVIEKISWV
- a CDS encoding DUF58 domain-containing protein, which gives rise to MSEEDDAPPEARTAKIVPGSRLVPFALGGLPLAAADMGTGLGLGAAVAYDVVLLGIAALEARGLAKDAPAVERRMDSRLVVGVENTIRVRLHNPTRRTMKVTVRDDLPPGWEAKPDELSVELPPYARRELSYVVVPPKRGKFEFGRLHLKLEGGAKLGASIVSVEATEAARVFPNVLGPRRYELAARLGDLASVGFRSIRASGGGGEFEQLREYVSGDAYRDLDWKSTAKRQRPVTRVFEQERSQIVLIALDAGRMMATKLGAITKLDHAINAALLLSWVALRKGDRVGLVVFGDHVHQFVQPGRGPGQYRKILDALYATEAEDTFVDFRRLVEFVQVRARKRALLVMFSDLLDEAHAMPLAEHAALLRRRHLPVCVTMHDPVAETLADAPVDDARGAYHRAAAADLLQEREAVKAHLRKSGVALVEAPPGELAVATVNRYLEIKARRAL
- a CDS encoding MoxR family ATPase gives rise to the protein MEQIQELRTLRDALFGEVGKVIVGQEETIETMLVALLAQGHVLLEGVPGTAKTLMVRTLAAALDLEFGRVQFTPDLMPSDILGTNVFDFKQGSFRLTKGPIFTELLLSDEINRAPAKTQSALLEAMQERQVSIDGKRHALSGDFTVFATQNPVEQEGTYPLPEAQLDRFLVKIQVGYPTADEEDRILAQASIGVGSVDVEQAGIVPVADREQLALVRRLAGDVTVEDGVRQYILSLMRATRETPMILLGAGPRAGVHLMVASRWFAALDGRMFVTPDDVQRALHPVICHRLVLAPEVELDGLGPEEVMDRVSTTVEVPR
- a CDS encoding DUF4350 domain-containing protein, whose translation is MRRLARRAAIATAVILGLGLSGVMCQRVSARGRYVAAYSTYGSGPEGTRGLYLLAEQIGARPQRWAEDLGRLPEGGGMLVALGACETWMRRDVGRLERENLKAWIEAGGVLLVAGAPDYVRRSDFGVAIDGGCERSSGLIRMLEEREGGPRKESDGDDEPQLEDLPGMLREEPERAYDEVVDDGDIPMAHGAWPAGEPVIGLPWVGLRQPRGVRFDESRSHHTLLRLDGPEGEPVGVRVDVGEGAVIALGSASMFQNRDLSQQNGGLLFARLVREHAGGGPVLFDEYHLGIGQHRGMMRYLRQAGLGAFIVQLLLLVLFVVWRFGARFGSPRDPAPPEPAGTASYVEGVGTLYAKAKDPVGAAGILVRRALERIAAHHHVDAKGAAPLADTLEARKRKEAAEAVRAIATLESEAASHGLPRFTERLDAELARAIS